A genomic region of Enterococcus sp. 12C11_DIV0727 contains the following coding sequences:
- a CDS encoding winged helix-turn-helix domain-containing protein → MRVGILNTEKKSSETFISYKASGCLVENKKVVDEKDLQDIDALLICKNQTFSVVEVCEWVIKSKMRRPIPIWISTTEKRVEEKNIYLQLGVCGIFEDYTIEEIDLAISNSLNTMESAQHMKMKKEPMVLLDPLKLSLNVDHLTISLTKSEYYLFALLYEHKEEVCTYEMLAESFLGKGIDLLGESGQSRVANIVCKIRAKIAQTSDGKKELIKTIRSRGYMLTLSE, encoded by the coding sequence ATGAGGGTTGGGATACTAAACACAGAAAAGAAGAGTAGTGAAACATTTATTTCCTATAAAGCCTCTGGATGTTTAGTAGAAAATAAAAAAGTAGTCGATGAGAAGGACTTACAAGATATAGATGCATTGCTTATCTGTAAAAATCAGACATTCAGTGTTGTAGAGGTTTGTGAATGGGTTATCAAAAGTAAAATGCGTCGACCGATTCCAATCTGGATAAGTACTACTGAAAAACGAGTAGAGGAAAAAAACATTTATTTACAATTAGGTGTTTGTGGAATTTTTGAAGATTACACCATTGAAGAAATAGATTTAGCTATTAGCAACAGCTTAAATACAATGGAATCGGCGCAACACATGAAAATGAAAAAAGAGCCAATGGTGCTATTAGACCCCTTAAAGCTAAGCCTTAATGTTGATCATTTAACTATTTCACTGACAAAATCAGAATATTATCTGTTTGCTCTTCTTTATGAACATAAGGAAGAGGTTTGCACCTATGAAATGCTTGCAGAATCATTTTTGGGTAAGGGAATAGATTTATTGGGTGAAAGTGGGCAAAGCAGAGTGGCGAATATTGTTTGTAAAATCCGAGCAAAAATAGCTCAAACAAGTGATGGGAAAAAAGAATTGATCAAAACAATCCGCTCAAGAGGCTACATGCTAACTTTATCCGAATGA